TCAGCATCCTCGATACTGCCCATGAGCCAGTTGCCCAACTTCTCGATGGGCAGCCTTATCCCTACATAGAACGGTCCAAACGCCGCGTACAGCGCGCTGGATTGATCAAAACGCATCTCATAGATCAGCTTCTTAAAGACCACGGGATCATCTGCAAACAGGTCCACTCCCCATTCCCAGTCATCGAGCCCAATCGATCCGCTGATGATTTGCCGTACTCTGTCTCCGTAGCTTCTGCCGATCAGCATGTGATCGTGCATCATGCGCTGGCGCTCCGCGATAGGCACCGTGTACCAGTTGACCTGCTCGCCGCGCCTGCGGTCCATCGGGTAAAAGCACAGATGACTGGCAGAAGGAATTTCCGGAAAGAGGCGCGTCGTCAACGCGTCGCTCTGCCGCTTCAACACTTCGTCGATCGCCGCATCCCACTCCGGTGTGTGTTCCTTCAATCCCTGGGCCACCAGTGCGCCATAGGTCTTCATGGAAGATTCGTATAGCCCCAACTCCACCACCGATAGATACGAATGAGTCGGCGTAAGGAAGTTGTGGAATTCGCTGCGGGCCAGCTTCAGCTCGGCCTGGTTCAGCGCTTTCACGGAGTCGCGAAAGTGAACAAGCAGGAGGTCGCCTTTGTGTCCGAGCATGGAAAACAGCGCAGACCGCACCGGCCCATTGCTGCTCCCGGCGCGCTCCAGGTCTTCGAGCGTCCGAATCGACTCTTCTACAATCCGCTGCCGCTCAGGAAGAGAAATACTCCGCCATGCCTTCCAATCAAAACGAAACATTTGATGGAGAACGCTGGAACCTTCAATCGTTAACGGGACAGGTGGGAATTCAGCCAATTTGTACCTTCCTTCTCTAGCCTATTGTTCCATACCTGTCTGGATCTTTGGAACCCTTCCCACTCCTGTTGGCGGCAATGACTTATGTCA
This DNA window, taken from Acidisarcina sp., encodes the following:
- the hemQ gene encoding hydrogen peroxide-dependent heme synthase, translated to MAEFPPVPLTIEGSSVLHQMFRFDWKAWRSISLPERQRIVEESIRTLEDLERAGSSNGPVRSALFSMLGHKGDLLLVHFRDSVKALNQAELKLARSEFHNFLTPTHSYLSVVELGLYESSMKTYGALVAQGLKEHTPEWDAAIDEVLKRQSDALTTRLFPEIPSASHLCFYPMDRRRGEQVNWYTVPIAERQRMMHDHMLIGRSYGDRVRQIISGSIGLDDWEWGVDLFADDPVVFKKLIYEMRFDQSSALYAAFGPFYVGIRLPIEKLGNWLMGSIEDAD